The window atctgcCAGAAGGGTGTCTTTTCATGATGTCTTTATCGTTTACTCGCTAATTTGTGAGTAGATCTTTGAGGGTTTTCCTGACCAATTTGCTTCTGGGATACCACTAGTTTAACATCGGCTCTGATGAAATTATCTTTCTGTTTCCTTAATGAATTCTTTTGTTGTTTCATCTGGAGATGAACCTGGTGAATAAatagggaaaaagaagaaaagtattTCATTTTTCTCATGAGCTCTCACTGGTATATTATCTGGAGGTATAAGATGTCTAGTGCATTATTCTGAGGTTGGAAATATTTTGCCAGATGCTCAAGGATGGTGCTTGGGAACAGTTTATGTCAGCTTTGGAGCCCTCAGTGAAGGACAAGTTGTTAAAGTATCAAGTTTAATTTCTTATTGACAGAGAATGTCTTCCAAGTTCCAATGCTTGTTGTCATGGCTATTTTATACTTCAGATCTCTGGATCTATTGGCTTCGTGTTCGTTTGAGTCTTAGCATTATCTGATTGTTGTTGAGCCGTGCATGTTGGGCAAGCACAAAGTTTTGGGTTCAATTTCCTCCATGGAACATTCTCATTGAAGATTGAAGCTATTCATATTCTTTCGAAGCTTCAGTTGCTCTGGTTTTGGACACAGCAGTTATCTCGGAAGCTGAGGTTCAACATATTAAGTGTACAGGTGTGCTTTGTTacaattgtattttattttgtgcCTGTCCTGAATCTATTGAAGGAGGTGATCCTAAGTTCTTGGGTAATTGGGTTTGATAATTTCTTCTCGGGTTAAGGAgcaatttttcttatttttaactTTACATAAGGTTCCATTTGTTGGTTTAAGTCCACATAGCATGTCTGAGAATTTGTTTGTTCACCTTTTCTTCTGGAGGATAGGACTAGATGGTCTGTTGGGAGGTCgaatgaggtaagcaataataaTTACAGTTTATTGGTGGGGGTTTACATATACGTACCTTTGAAAGGAATTATTGTAACATTTTTTTATCCCGCGATAGTATCTCCAATTCCCCGTCTATAGAAAATATGAAAAGTATTTGATAGTTATGATTCGAACGAAAATGCCAAAGTGACATTGTATTCGAAGATGCTTTATTGAAGATTCTGAGTGTAAATGTGCAATTGGATTTTGATAAGAACTGCTGCATTGGTTTTAATGTCTGAATGGCCTTATATTCCTTCTccttctcccccccccccccccccaaaaaaaaaaaaaaaacatctaTTTTCTGAAATTAGACAGAATTCCCATCTCACTATTCAAAAGAATGACCGCATCATAGCCTCTGAAAAATGGGGCATTCGAAGCATCACTCTCATTCTATAATCTGCAACGCGATTGAAAAATCTACTTGGCTAAATGTTCTAGCCAATGGCAGCTGCATGAACATTTGACTGAAACGACTAATACTCATATAAGATTGAAGTTATTTCCTAGGATATTCAATTGTGGTGAGTGATAGAATATGGTGGTGCTGTTGAAACACTTACTAGCAAGGCCACTTTTGTGTCTGTTGAATATGAAATGCAGATATACAGTATATTCTGTTGACTACTTTGCTGCATTTTCTAACTTTTCccaaatttcttttcttcttatgtCTTCTATGCGTTCCACGGCTTCTTGGATTTCAAGTTGTAAAAGGCACTTGGAATACAGAAATGGTGCTAGAGCTTCTAGCATTCCCTTCACATTTTCTGTCAATTGTCGAACATTTTTGCTCCAATGCCCCTCCAGATTTTTCTCCATCCCTTCAACTAGAACTGGAAAAACCTCTTCCATTGCTTGTGATGCCATCTTCCAGAATTGCTCATTGTTCCACACGTACAATGCACGTTCTGCAACCTAAAATCAAAACCATTAGTAATCTCCAAAATCATCTCTTACATAAGGTGTGTTTAGTACGAGTGAAACACTTTCTAGAGAGTCAGTTTGTGGTGTTTGGTTTAGAGAAAATGTTTTCCTTTGAAAAACATCTATCATAAAATGGAGAATATGAATTCCCTCACTTATGGGAGGAAGTTATATTTCTTACAAAAGTCTTACCTTTTAACTACCACTTagacattattattattaatctTTAATACTCAAATGTTTTATCAAAACACACTCTGGTTTACTAATAAAATTGTTGATCCttaatatatatgtatttttctCATGGTATTTTCATTCACCAATAGAACACCGGTAACAATTTTTCATGGGCAACATTTTGCAGTAAAACATTTTCCATGGAAATATGACTTTTGGCGTACCAAACACACTAATAGTCGTTATCCAAATAGTCTTTTACCTGTGAGTTCCAACTTTTTAAACACTTGGTAATTTTGGTGCACAAAGGCAATGCTAGTTCTTTGTACAGTTGAGGATCTAGAGTTTCCACAAGTTCTTCCAATTCACCAATAAGCAGAACTTCCTTCTGGTAATTTGTTATTGGCCAGTATCTCAAAATACCTCTAATAACAACCTCACCAAGCCCTGGCTCTTTCTGCACAAACTGAGTTACACAATAGGTCAATTGCCTGTGGTAAACTTGCATCCCTTTTGGCTTATGCAAAGGGACAAGAACTCTCACTAAGAAAAGTTTGTGGTCTTCTTTCAAAGGAACACTAAAGCCATTGATAATTGTGCCCCATATCTCAAGAAGTTCTCCTATTCCAGGGTGCCTTTGATCAGTCTCAAAAACATAGTGCAAAAATACATCATTCATTTCCTTTCTCATGAATGTTCTATAGAATGTTAATTTTGAATAAATTCTGTGGAAGACATTCTTCAAGCTATCACGTTCCCTTTGGTCTTCAGATTGGAACAATGTGAGGAGATTAAGAAGGAAAGAATGGTCTATATAAATTCGGAGCGATTCAACACTTGTTCTAGTGACAATCCTGAGGAAAATGTCATAGACAATTTGCAAATGTGGCCAAGATGGTGTAGGATTACTGACAAGATCATCGTCTTCGGGTAATATTGAGGCAACAGAGTAAATTGGTGGAGGGAGTGGCCTAAAAAGATTAGTGGACAACATTTTGAAAAGGGGTGAAAGTACTTGATCATCAAGTGATTTTATGAGAGTCTTGATTATTGATAGGATTTGAATGAGTTTTAGCCTCTTTAAATCTTGTTGTGAAGGGGATTCTTGTGGATCAGTGAAAGTGTAGGTGAAAGAACAGTAAGAAATAAGAGAGAGCAATTCCTCTGTTTCAGAATCAAGAAAATTTGACATGTTCCTAGAATCTAAAAGGAGTTGTTTTAGAGTTGTGGGTGTTTTTCTTGGAGAGTTTTTTGGGCTGTATGTTTTTCTTGGAGAAGCTTTTAGAGAGTTTTTTGGGCTGATTCCATTAAATCCAtccattttccttttgcttcttacGAGTCGTCTGACAAAAAAGATTTTCTGAATCGATAAAAGAACTTGAACTCGTCGACCACTTTCTTAAAGATTGAGATGAGTCGAtattgatcctcacttcaaaagGTGAGAGTGAATGGTTAATGGTTTATTTAAAGAAAAGATTAGTATAAG of the Nicotiana tabacum cultivar K326 chromosome 7, ASM71507v2, whole genome shotgun sequence genome contains:
- the LOC107794643 gene encoding serine/threonine protein phosphatase 2A 57 kDa regulatory subunit B' kappa isoform-like yields the protein MDGFNGISPKNSLKASPRKTYSPKNSPRKTPTTLKQLLLDSRNMSNFLDSETEELLSLISYCSFTYTFTDPQESPSQQDLKRLKLIQILSIIKTLIKSLDDQVLSPLFKMLSTNLFRPLPPPIYSVASILPEDDDLVSNPTPSWPHLQIVYDIFLRIVTRTSVESLRIYIDHSFLLNLLTLFQSEDQRERDSLKNVFHRIYSKLTFYRTFMRKEMNDVFLHYVFETDQRHPGIGELLEIWGTIINGFSVPLKEDHKLFLVRVLVPLHKPKGMQVYHRQLTYCVTQFVQKEPGLGEVVIRGILRYWPITNYQKEVLLIGELEELVETLDPQLYKELALPLCTKITKCLKSWNSQVAERALYVWNNEQFWKMASQAMEEVFPVLVEGMEKNLEGHWSKNVRQLTENVKGMLEALAPFLYSKCLLQLEIQEAVERIEDIRRKEIWEKLENAAK